One region of Duncaniella freteri genomic DNA includes:
- a CDS encoding RagB/SusD family nutrient uptake outer membrane protein, protein MKKYILTALLVLASVLSGCDNYIDVMPKGIRIPKTLADYEALLRNEYNVNYLPSQQALYLINDKFVEANSCRNVDDLRTANYMWKESRNRCELNASAEDMFNNGYGIIGIVNTLIEKVPEATECTEAERAEVMSYAYAIRAFVLYYIVNFYADAYDPQKAASTPGIPLIYSGELGTPWHQGSVKEVYDQMISDFNKAIELGIPETSMTAVHPNRAAVEGGLARVYLSMRDYDAALTHANAALKRKDDLFDWLDYYNQYKTRIDNPEDYTKISSPMAHTCVENLWFCSGEGNPNYPCNDINISEERASLFEQGDMRSLVRWKKYTSSTDTYYQGMLTGYYNLSGIATPEVYLIKAECQARQAGGSTVSDALATLDKVRKSRIHPDYYRPSIASTQAEAIDLIRRTKDNEMINSIIPFIDMKRYNAEGTYARSLTKEFDGQTYTLSPTSHLWTMVFPANAINRPGNGVLTQNSK, encoded by the coding sequence ATGAAAAAATATATATTGACCGCGCTACTGGTTCTCGCATCTGTGCTGTCAGGTTGCGACAACTACATCGACGTAATGCCCAAAGGGATACGTATACCCAAGACCCTTGCCGACTACGAGGCACTTCTTCGTAACGAGTACAATGTCAACTATCTACCATCCCAGCAAGCACTGTATCTGATCAACGATAAGTTCGTGGAAGCAAACAGCTGCCGTAATGTCGATGATCTGCGCACAGCCAACTACATGTGGAAAGAATCCCGCAACCGATGCGAACTGAATGCCTCGGCCGAAGACATGTTCAACAACGGTTATGGTATAATCGGTATCGTCAATACTCTCATAGAAAAGGTGCCGGAAGCCACGGAATGCACCGAAGCCGAAAGAGCTGAGGTAATGTCGTATGCCTATGCCATCAGGGCATTCGTGCTCTATTACATTGTCAACTTCTATGCCGACGCCTACGATCCGCAGAAAGCCGCCTCAACTCCAGGAATCCCCTTGATATATAGCGGAGAGCTCGGCACTCCATGGCATCAGGGATCTGTAAAAGAGGTGTATGACCAGATGATATCCGACTTCAACAAGGCTATCGAACTTGGCATCCCGGAAACATCCATGACTGCCGTGCATCCCAACCGCGCCGCGGTAGAGGGTGGACTCGCCAGGGTGTATCTATCCATGCGTGACTATGACGCCGCGCTTACCCACGCCAATGCAGCTCTTAAGCGCAAGGACGACCTCTTCGACTGGCTCGACTACTACAACCAGTACAAGACCCGCATCGACAATCCGGAGGACTATACTAAGATATCATCCCCAATGGCCCACACATGCGTGGAGAATCTATGGTTCTGTTCCGGAGAAGGCAACCCCAACTACCCCTGCAATGACATAAACATATCCGAGGAACGCGCATCACTGTTTGAACAGGGCGACATGAGATCCCTTGTGCGTTGGAAGAAATACACCTCATCCACCGACACCTATTACCAGGGTATGCTCACCGGATATTATAACCTCTCAGGCATCGCCACTCCCGAAGTATATCTCATAAAGGCGGAATGCCAGGCTCGCCAGGCCGGAGGCTCCACAGTCAGCGATGCACTTGCCACGCTCGACAAGGTACGCAAGTCACGTATACACCCCGACTATTACCGCCCGTCTATAGCTTCAACACAGGCTGAAGCTATAGATCTTATACGACGCACCAAGGACAATGAGATGATCAATTCGATAATCCCATTCATCGACATGAAACGGTACAATGCCGAAGGCACCTATGCACGCTCCCTCACCAAAGAGTTCGACGGGCAGACCTATACCCTGTCACCGACATCACATCTTTGGACCATGGTGTTCCCTGCCAATGCCATCAACCGCCCAGGCAACGGAGTTCTCACACAAAATTCAAAATAA
- a CDS encoding TlpA disulfide reductase family protein: MRHVFTTSLLCSMLFASCSGEKSDVYTIRGEIEGLPDSTVVLIIPLAHTSEAPLAETTVIDGKFEFTGTTDEPIASLLTVKDHYGSKRFILENADIDMSGNVSASESGDGRILYNFNDVTVAGSPLTDEYIVKMAPRYRIDSIMVSNQSTYATLIEQLHKAMADRNQTAIDSIQSTDGFKKMSSTEKYCFTAFDSLFHAGVEENKNSFWGPILMISHVTYLSPKQREMYESFPEDVKNTYAGRLVAQELYPVGRPGDKMADFSQTDINGSEVTLASACNGKKYILLDFWASWCGPCRRELPNVKSIYEKHMNNGFDVLSISIDQDDSAWRQAVKEEDLKWINLRDTDHTIADAYHVSSVPTMYIVDSEGRLVAENLRGEELAAKVDELMAE; the protein is encoded by the coding sequence ATGAGACATGTATTTACAACATCGCTCCTCTGCTCTATGCTTTTTGCATCCTGCTCAGGAGAAAAGAGCGACGTATACACCATCAGGGGTGAGATCGAGGGTCTGCCTGACAGCACCGTAGTCCTCATTATTCCGCTTGCCCACACATCGGAAGCTCCTTTGGCTGAAACCACGGTAATCGACGGAAAATTTGAATTCACCGGCACAACTGACGAGCCTATCGCAAGCCTCCTTACAGTCAAGGACCATTACGGCAGCAAACGATTCATCCTTGAGAATGCCGACATAGATATGAGCGGCAACGTTTCAGCCTCTGAGAGCGGTGACGGCAGAATACTATATAACTTCAATGACGTGACAGTGGCAGGCTCACCACTCACTGATGAGTACATCGTGAAGATGGCTCCGCGCTATCGCATCGACTCTATAATGGTATCCAATCAGAGCACCTATGCAACACTCATAGAGCAGTTGCACAAAGCTATGGCTGACCGTAACCAGACCGCCATTGATTCCATACAATCCACCGATGGGTTCAAGAAAATGTCATCGACAGAGAAGTACTGCTTCACAGCCTTCGACTCATTGTTCCATGCAGGCGTGGAGGAAAATAAGAACTCTTTCTGGGGACCTATCCTCATGATATCCCATGTCACCTACCTCTCCCCAAAGCAGCGAGAGATGTATGAATCATTTCCCGAAGATGTGAAAAACACTTATGCCGGACGTCTCGTGGCTCAGGAACTGTATCCTGTAGGACGTCCTGGCGATAAAATGGCTGACTTCTCACAGACCGACATCAACGGCAGCGAAGTGACTCTCGCCTCGGCATGCAACGGAAAGAAATATATCCTGCTCGATTTTTGGGCAAGCTGGTGCGGTCCATGCCGCCGCGAGCTTCCAAATGTAAAGAGCATCTATGAAAAACACATGAACAACGGATTCGATGTGCTGAGCATATCCATTGACCAGGACGACTCCGCATGGCGTCAGGCAGTAAAAGAGGAGGACCTGAAATGGATCAATCTCCGCGACACTGACCATACTATTGCCGATGCCTATCATGTATCGTCCGTGCCTACCATGTATATAGTCGACAGCGAAGGCAGGCTCGTGGCAGAGAATCTACGCGGCGAAGAGCTCGCCGCCAAGGTTGATGAGCTAATGGCTGAATAA
- the nhaD gene encoding sodium:proton antiporter NhaD encodes MVTAIVIFFILGYLCIALESVLKINKAVPALLMCVVCWTLYACGAAPDDVDTSSRLLHHLGETCEILFFLMGAMTIVEIVDANGGFYFVQDVLSTRSKRALLWRITFMTFILSAILDNLTTSIVMVMVLRKLVADPKDRMLFGGMIIIAANAGGAFSPIGDVTTIMLWIKGMISTGGVISQLLAPSLIAVVVSALCTSLYLKGELQAPERNEAPGQVDNPDRMLILCVGVGGLVFVPIFRMLTGLAPFMGILLALGVLWLVSEYRCNRHALFCESSHLKVTTLLSRIDMATILFFLGILLAVATLQETGVLSAFGKWLNDASDGNHYLVTGIIGVVSSIVDNVPLVAGCMDMYPIAASGDFGVDGLFWQLLAYCAGVGGSMLIIGSAAGVVVMGLEKISFGWYLRRFTWIAFVGYVSGIGVYALEHMLFM; translated from the coding sequence ATGGTTACCGCAATTGTAATCTTTTTTATCCTCGGATATCTGTGTATCGCTCTTGAGAGCGTGCTGAAAATCAACAAGGCAGTGCCTGCATTGCTTATGTGTGTTGTGTGCTGGACGCTTTATGCCTGCGGTGCTGCGCCTGATGATGTCGACACCTCTTCGCGTCTGCTCCACCATCTTGGCGAGACTTGCGAGATACTGTTCTTCCTTATGGGTGCAATGACTATTGTGGAGATTGTCGATGCCAACGGAGGGTTCTATTTCGTTCAGGATGTCCTTTCCACCAGGAGCAAGCGTGCCTTGCTGTGGCGCATCACGTTCATGACATTTATCCTTTCAGCTATCCTTGATAACCTCACTACGAGTATCGTGATGGTGATGGTGCTCCGAAAACTTGTGGCTGATCCGAAGGACCGTATGCTGTTTGGCGGAATGATCATTATTGCCGCCAATGCCGGTGGTGCGTTTTCGCCGATCGGAGATGTCACTACAATAATGCTTTGGATCAAGGGTATGATATCGACCGGAGGAGTGATAAGCCAGCTGCTTGCTCCGTCGCTTATTGCTGTGGTGGTGTCGGCTCTGTGTACAAGTCTCTATCTCAAGGGCGAGCTTCAGGCTCCGGAGCGCAACGAGGCTCCCGGGCAAGTCGATAACCCTGACCGTATGCTCATCCTGTGTGTGGGTGTGGGAGGTCTGGTGTTTGTGCCCATATTCCGTATGCTCACCGGTCTTGCCCCTTTCATGGGGATTCTTCTCGCTCTCGGTGTGCTGTGGCTCGTAAGCGAATACCGCTGTAACCGCCATGCTCTTTTCTGTGAATCATCTCATCTTAAGGTCACCACACTGTTGTCGCGTATCGATATGGCGACTATCCTGTTTTTCCTCGGTATACTTCTTGCCGTTGCCACTCTTCAGGAGACAGGTGTGCTGTCGGCGTTCGGCAAGTGGCTCAATGATGCGTCAGACGGTAACCATTATCTCGTCACAGGCATTATCGGTGTGGTGTCAAGCATTGTCGACAATGTTCCTCTTGTGGCAGGCTGCATGGATATGTATCCGATTGCTGCATCGGGCGATTTCGGTGTCGACGGTCTGTTCTGGCAGCTCCTCGCTTACTGTGCCGGAGTGGGAGGCTCGATGCTCATCATAGGCTCTGCCGCCGGAGTGGTGGTGATGGGACTGGAGAAGATCAGTTTCGGATGGTATCTGCGCCGTTTCACCTGGATAGCTTTCGTAGGCTATGTGTCGGGTATAGGTGTGTATGCTCTTGAGCATATGCTGTTTATGTGA
- the rpoC gene encoding DNA-directed RNA polymerase subunit beta': MAFRKDNKQKTGFSKISIGLASPEEILEQSSGEVLKPETINYRTYKPERDGLFCEAIFGPVKDYECHCGKYKRIRYKGITCDRCKVEVTEKKVRRERMGHIKLVVPVAHIWYFRSLPNKIGYLLGLPSKKLDAVIYYERYVVINPGAAAELNPEKPVARLDLLTEEEYFDIVDHLPRENQMLEDGHPDKFVAKMGAEAIYDLLREINLDDLSYALRDQANAKGSQQCKTEALKRLQVVESFRASRDRNKPEWMILQAVPVIPPELRPLVPLDGGRFATSDLNDLYRRVIIRNNRLKRLIEIKAPEVILRNEKRMLQEAVDSLLDNSRKSSAVKTEANRPLKSLSDSLKGKQGRFRQNLLGKRVDYSARSVIVVGPELKMHECGIPKYMAAELYKPFVIRKLIERGIVKTVKSAKKIVDRKEPVVWDILEYVMKGHPVLLNRAPTLHRLGIQAFQPKMIEGKAIQLHPLACTAFNADFDGDQMAVHLPLGNEAVLEAQLLMLGSHNILNPANGAPITVPSQDMVLGLYYITKLRNGDKGEGLKFYGPEEAEIAYNEGRVTLHAPISVVVDDIDEQGNPCKRLVENTSVGRVLVNQYVPKEIGYVNEILSKKSLRTIISKVIKYCGIPRSAKFLDDIKNLGYYMAFKGGLSFNLGDVLIPAEKEEYVREGYEQVNEVMSNYSMGFITNNERYNQIIDIWTHVNSRLADTLMKQMKEDQQGFNSVYMMLDSGARGSKDQIRQLSGMRGLMAKPQKSGAEGGQIIENPILANFKEGLSVLEYFISTHGARKGLADTALKTADAGYLTRRLVDVAHDVIINEEDCGTLRGLVCTEIKNNDEVVASLGERILGRVSVHDIIDPTNGEVIVEAGEEINDAAADRINASPIESVEIRSVLTCESKRGVCAKCYGRNLATHRMVQMGEAVGVIAAQSIGEPGTQLTLRTFHVGGVASNIAAVNSITSRYDGVLEIDELRTVRTDEVDAKGRNVEVVIGRLAEMRIVDPTTKMMLTNANIPYGAKLYFDNEASVTKGDVICEWDPFNAVIVSEVGGKVRYSNLEENITYRVEADEQTGIREKIVIESKERGKVPEANIVDASGEIVKTYALPVGAHLMVEEDQDVKAGEIFVKIPRATGGAGDITGGLPRVTELFEARNPSNPAIVSEIDGEVHFGKVKRGNREIAVTSKLGETKKYLVPLSKQILVQENDYVRAGTPLSDGATTPADILNIMGPTAVQEYIVNEVQDVYRMQGVKINDKHFEVIVRQMMRKVNILDPGDTGFLEQQIVDKRDFMDENDRIWGKKVVTDAGDSENVKKGQIITARKLRDENSTLKRRDLRPIVVRDAQPATSEQILQGITRAALQTSSFMSAASFQETTKVLNEAAINGKTDYLQGMKENVICGHLIPAGTGLRSYERIVVSGKDEFTDAFNEAAEAESRIETRDVETVMP; encoded by the coding sequence ATGGCTTTTAGAAAAGACAACAAACAGAAAACCGGATTCTCGAAGATCTCCATCGGACTTGCATCCCCCGAGGAGATTTTAGAGCAGTCAAGCGGCGAAGTGCTGAAACCTGAGACCATCAACTACCGCACCTACAAGCCCGAGCGCGACGGTCTGTTCTGCGAGGCAATCTTCGGTCCTGTCAAGGACTACGAGTGCCATTGCGGAAAGTACAAGCGCATACGTTACAAGGGCATCACTTGCGACCGTTGTAAGGTGGAGGTCACAGAGAAGAAGGTACGCCGTGAGCGCATGGGTCACATCAAGCTCGTTGTGCCTGTGGCTCATATCTGGTACTTCCGTTCACTCCCCAATAAGATAGGTTATCTCCTTGGACTGCCTTCCAAGAAGCTCGATGCGGTGATCTACTACGAGCGTTATGTGGTGATCAATCCGGGAGCTGCTGCCGAACTCAATCCCGAGAAGCCGGTGGCAAGGCTCGACCTTCTCACTGAGGAGGAGTACTTCGATATCGTTGACCATCTCCCACGTGAGAACCAGATGCTTGAGGACGGACACCCCGACAAGTTCGTTGCCAAGATGGGTGCCGAGGCTATCTACGATCTTCTCAGGGAGATCAACCTCGACGACCTCTCCTATGCACTGCGCGACCAGGCTAACGCCAAGGGATCGCAGCAGTGTAAGACCGAGGCCCTGAAGCGTCTACAGGTAGTGGAGTCGTTCCGTGCGTCACGCGACCGCAACAAGCCCGAGTGGATGATACTCCAGGCTGTGCCTGTGATTCCGCCCGAGCTGCGTCCTCTCGTGCCTCTGGATGGCGGACGTTTCGCCACATCCGACCTCAACGACCTCTACCGCCGTGTCATCATACGTAACAACCGTCTGAAGCGACTCATCGAGATCAAGGCTCCTGAAGTGATCCTCCGCAACGAAAAGCGTATGCTCCAGGAGGCAGTGGACTCACTTCTCGACAACTCGCGAAAGTCGTCGGCTGTCAAGACCGAGGCAAACCGTCCTCTCAAGTCGCTCTCCGACTCGCTCAAAGGCAAGCAGGGCCGTTTCCGCCAGAATCTTCTCGGTAAGCGTGTCGACTATTCCGCTCGTTCGGTAATCGTCGTTGGTCCCGAGCTCAAGATGCACGAGTGCGGTATACCCAAATACATGGCGGCCGAGCTTTACAAGCCGTTTGTGATCCGCAAGCTCATCGAGCGTGGCATTGTGAAGACTGTCAAGAGTGCCAAGAAGATTGTCGACCGCAAGGAACCTGTGGTATGGGATATCCTTGAATATGTGATGAAGGGTCATCCTGTGCTCCTCAACCGAGCCCCGACACTTCACCGTCTCGGTATCCAGGCATTCCAGCCCAAGATGATCGAGGGTAAGGCAATCCAGCTCCACCCGCTCGCATGTACCGCGTTCAACGCCGACTTCGACGGTGACCAGATGGCTGTGCACCTCCCGCTCGGCAATGAGGCTGTCCTTGAGGCTCAGCTCCTCATGCTCGGATCGCACAACATCCTCAACCCCGCCAACGGCGCGCCTATCACCGTGCCTTCACAGGACATGGTGCTCGGTCTCTACTATATCACCAAGCTCCGTAACGGTGACAAGGGTGAGGGACTCAAGTTCTACGGTCCTGAAGAAGCCGAGATCGCCTACAACGAGGGCCGTGTCACTCTTCACGCTCCCATATCGGTAGTGGTCGATGACATAGACGAGCAAGGCAACCCCTGCAAGCGTCTTGTCGAGAACACTTCTGTAGGCCGTGTGCTTGTCAACCAGTATGTGCCCAAGGAGATCGGCTACGTCAATGAGATCCTCTCAAAGAAGTCTCTGCGTACCATCATATCCAAGGTCATCAAATATTGCGGTATACCTCGTTCTGCCAAGTTCCTTGACGATATCAAGAACCTCGGTTACTACATGGCGTTCAAGGGAGGCCTGTCGTTCAACCTCGGTGACGTGCTTATACCTGCCGAGAAGGAGGAATATGTACGCGAAGGATACGAGCAGGTCAATGAAGTGATGAGCAACTATTCTATGGGCTTCATCACCAACAACGAACGTTACAACCAGATCATCGACATCTGGACTCACGTCAACTCCCGTCTCGCCGACACTCTCATGAAGCAGATGAAGGAGGACCAGCAGGGCTTCAACTCTGTGTATATGATGCTCGATTCAGGTGCGCGTGGTTCTAAGGACCAGATCCGTCAGCTCTCCGGTATGCGTGGTCTTATGGCGAAACCTCAGAAGAGCGGTGCCGAAGGTGGTCAGATCATCGAGAACCCGATTCTTGCGAACTTCAAGGAGGGTCTGTCGGTGCTTGAGTACTTCATCTCTACCCACGGTGCCCGTAAGGGTCTTGCCGACACCGCGCTTAAGACCGCCGATGCCGGTTACCTTACCCGCCGTCTTGTCGACGTGGCTCACGATGTCATCATCAATGAGGAGGACTGCGGAACTCTCCGCGGACTTGTGTGCACCGAGATCAAGAACAACGACGAAGTTGTGGCTTCGCTCGGCGAGCGCATACTCGGACGCGTATCCGTCCACGACATCATCGATCCTACCAATGGAGAGGTCATCGTGGAGGCCGGCGAAGAGATCAACGACGCGGCAGCCGACCGCATCAACGCCTCACCGATCGAGTCAGTCGAGATTCGTTCAGTGCTCACCTGTGAGTCCAAGCGCGGAGTGTGTGCCAAGTGTTATGGCCGTAACCTCGCTACTCACCGCATGGTGCAGATGGGCGAGGCTGTCGGTGTGATCGCGGCTCAGTCGATCGGCGAGCCCGGTACACAGCTTACCCTCCGTACATTCCACGTCGGTGGTGTGGCTTCTAACATCGCAGCCGTCAACTCTATCACCTCACGCTACGACGGTGTGCTTGAGATTGACGAGCTCCGCACAGTGCGCACCGACGAGGTTGACGCCAAGGGCCGAAATGTAGAGGTGGTGATAGGTCGACTCGCAGAGATGCGTATCGTGGACCCAACAACCAAGATGATGCTCACCAACGCCAACATACCTTACGGTGCCAAGCTCTACTTCGATAATGAGGCAAGTGTCACCAAGGGTGATGTGATATGCGAATGGGACCCCTTCAACGCTGTCATTGTCAGCGAAGTGGGAGGTAAGGTCCGTTATTCCAACCTTGAGGAGAACATCACTTACCGCGTGGAGGCGGACGAGCAGACCGGTATCCGCGAGAAGATCGTGATCGAGTCCAAGGAGCGCGGCAAGGTGCCCGAGGCAAATATCGTGGACGCTTCCGGCGAGATCGTCAAGACTTACGCTCTCCCTGTGGGTGCACACCTTATGGTCGAAGAGGACCAGGATGTGAAGGCTGGCGAGATCTTCGTGAAGATACCTCGTGCCACAGGTGGCGCAGGTGACATCACCGGTGGTCTTCCCCGTGTCACCGAGCTTTTCGAGGCACGCAATCCGTCCAATCCCGCCATAGTATCGGAAATCGATGGAGAGGTTCACTTCGGAAAGGTCAAGCGCGGCAACCGCGAGATCGCTGTCACATCCAAGCTCGGCGAGACCAAGAAATATCTCGTGCCCCTGTCAAAGCAGATACTCGTTCAGGAGAACGACTACGTGCGCGCCGGCACACCGCTGTCCGACGGTGCCACCACTCCTGCCGACATCCTTAACATCATGGGCCCGACTGCCGTTCAGGAGTACATCGTAAACGAGGTACAGGATGTGTACCGCATGCAGGGTGTGAAGATCAACGACAAGCACTTCGAAGTGATCGTACGCCAGATGATGCGCAAGGTCAACATCCTTGATCCGGGCGACACCGGCTTCCTTGAGCAGCAGATTGTCGACAAGCGCGACTTCATGGACGAGAACGACCGTATCTGGGGCAAGAAGGTTGTCACCGATGCCGGCGACAGCGAGAATGTCAAGAAGGGTCAGATCATCACGGCACGCAAGCTCCGTGACGAGAACTCTACCCTCAAGCGTCGCGACCTACGTCCTATCGTGGTGCGCGATGCACAGCCCGCGACCTCCGAGCAGATACTTCAGGGTATCACCCGCGCCGCATTGCAGACATCGTCGTTCATGTCGGCTGCTTCGTTCCAGGAGACCACAAAGGTGCTCAACGAGGCTGCAATCAACGGCAAGACCGACTACTTGCAGGGCATGAAGGAGAACGTCATCTGCGGTCACCTCATTCCCGCCGGAACCGGACTCCGCTCCTACGAGCGCATTGTGGTGTCAGGCAAGGACGAATTCACCGATGCATTCAATGAAGCAGCGGAGGCTGAGTCCAGGATCGAGACTCGCGATGTGGAGACCGTGATGCCGTAG